ATGACACGCGATGGCGCCGACCCGCTGACGTTCCGGGGCGACATCACGCAGTCGGGTCAGACCAGGGCCACCATCGAACTGGCATTCATGGAATGACGGTCCTGCGGCGGACGGGCGGTATCGGCGCGTTCCTGGTCGAACGTTGCCTGCCCGTCTATCCCGTCTACCTGGCGCTGTGGGTGATCGCGGTCGAGTCCATGGTCGTGGTCGTCGGGCAGTCGTCCGGCCCGTGGCGGCCGTCCTGGGATACCGCGCTGAAGATTGTGGCGCTCAACGCCGCCGGTGCCTTCCTGCGCATGGTCGACGACCAGAAGGATCTGGATTACGACAGGGTGCACAACCCGGACCGACCACTCGTCCAAGGCCGGATCAGCACCCGGGAGTTGCGGATCGCGATGATCCCGGCGGCGGCGGTGGCCGTACTGCTGGCGGCGATGGTCTCGGGTTGGACAGTCGTGTTCGTGGCGCTCATCCTCGGCTACAGCCTTGTCCTGTGGTGGTTGGAGTCGCGGGTTCCGGTGGTACGCGACAACCCGTTGGTGAACCTGGCGGCCGCATGTCCCGCACAGTTCCTGGCAACGGGTTTCGCGATGACGGGCCGGCCAGGTGTCGGAGATGCGTCCTGGGGACAGCTGGCCGCCGTCCTGCTGGTGTTCACCACCGCATTCCTGCATGTGGAGTTGGCGCGCAAGACCACTCGGGTGGCAGCCGCCGATGACCTGCGGTCGTATTCACGGGTCATCGGGCCGACCGCGAGCGGTGGCATGGTTCTGGTTCTCGGACTGTCGGCTGTGCTGATGGAGGTGCTACTCACCTCGCCGTGGAGTTGGTCCGGGCGCTGGTGGCCGATCGCCTGGTTGCCCGCCGTCGCGGCGGCGTTGCCGTTGCTGTCGTCGTGGATCTTCTTCGTGCGGCGCACCGAGGTCCACCCTCGAGGATTGCCAACGTTTTTCGTGATCGTGTTCTACCTCGCCATCGTCGGGCAGGGTTTGGTCTACCACTAGAAAGGGGCCCTAGAGTGCGGATCCTCATACCGCTGGTCGGGAGTCGCGGGGACGTTCAGCCCGGGGTGGCGCTCGGTCTGGAACTCGAGCGCCGCGGCCATGACGTGATCATCGGGGCACCAACGAATTTCGTCGACTTCGTCGCCAGAGCCGGTCTGACCGCGCGCCAGTTCGGCCCCGATGTCCATGCGTTGTATTCCTCTCCGGAGGGTCAGAAGGCATTGGCGGCGGGCAGCACGTTCAAGCTGATGTCGATGGTGTCGAAGCAGATGTCGGAATACGCCGACCGGATGGACGACGAACTGATCGACATCTCCAGGGGAGCGGAGATGATCGTCTGCACCACGTTCAGTGAGGACCGGTCTGCGATCGTGTCTGAGTCCCTGGGTATTCCGATGGTGACACTGCACACCTACCCGTGCCGCAAGAACAGTTTGTACGCGCCGCCGGGATCGGTGCCGGCCAACTGGAAGGTGCCCGGGGTTTTCAATCGCGTGGCGTGGTCCGCGATCGAGCGACTGCGGACCGTGGTGTTCGGGAAGTACCTCAACAACCTCCGGGGCAAGCTCGGCTTACCGCGATCGTGGGCCAGTACCGAATCGATTCTCGCGGGGCGCAATGTCCCCGAGCTGCAGATGTACGACCCCGCGTTCGTGCCGGGCCTGGCCGAGGAGTGGGGCTCGTCGCGGCCGATGGTGGGTTTCCTGTGGTTGCCGCAGTCGGCCCGGGCGGCGATCGGCGAGTCGGCCGAAGACCACACCGAGGTGCTCCAGTGGATGGACGCCGGTACGCCGCCGATCTTCTTCGGGTTCGGCAGCATGCCCATTCTGGATTTCGGATCGGTGCTCGGCATGATCGAGCACATCTGCGAAAGAACCGGCCAGCGGGCGCTGGTCAGCGTCGGCGGCGCCCACCTGAGCCCCGAACTGCGGAACACCTCCGACAACGTGAAGGTCGTCGACGCGCTGGCTCATGACCTCGTCTTCCCGCACTGCAAGGCGGCTGTCCACCACGGTGGCATCGGCACGCTCTTCGAGAGCCTGCGGGCTGGGTCGCCGACGCTGGTGTGCTCGGTGTCGTTCGATCAGCCGGTGTGGGGACACCAGGTCGAAAGACTCGGGGTCGGTGCGCACATTCCGTTCACGAAATTGCGGGCCGATACCCTCGGCGCCGGCATCGATGCCATCCTGGATCCGGATATGCGTTCCCGGGCAGAAGCGTTCGGCGCGCGCCTGCAGGCGACCGGCGACGGTGTGCCGCGAGTCTGCGACATCGTGGAGAAGACCGCGGCCCGCTAGCCGGGTGTTCGGGGCGAGAACACCACCGGCAGGGATGCCGGCGACAGCACGAAATCCTTGGCTTGCGGCTTGACCTGGAAACCGGCAGGCAGCCGGATGTCCCACCGCGAGAACAATGCCGCCGCCTGCAGCGTGATCGACAACAACGCGAATTGGCTTCCGGGGCAATGCCGTTGACCCAGGCCGAACGCCATCATGACGTCCCGGTCCACCGTGTCGGATTCCCAGCGGTCGGGGTCGAAGGTCGATGCATGGGGGAAATACCGGTCCTGAAGGTGCACCATCAACGGGCTGAACAAGATGTTGGTGCCATCT
This is a stretch of genomic DNA from Mycobacterium sp. ELW1. It encodes these proteins:
- a CDS encoding glycosyltransferase, producing MRILIPLVGSRGDVQPGVALGLELERRGHDVIIGAPTNFVDFVARAGLTARQFGPDVHALYSSPEGQKALAAGSTFKLMSMVSKQMSEYADRMDDELIDISRGAEMIVCTTFSEDRSAIVSESLGIPMVTLHTYPCRKNSLYAPPGSVPANWKVPGVFNRVAWSAIERLRTVVFGKYLNNLRGKLGLPRSWASTESILAGRNVPELQMYDPAFVPGLAEEWGSSRPMVGFLWLPQSARAAIGESAEDHTEVLQWMDAGTPPIFFGFGSMPILDFGSVLGMIEHICERTGQRALVSVGGAHLSPELRNTSDNVKVVDALAHDLVFPHCKAAVHHGGIGTLFESLRAGSPTLVCSVSFDQPVWGHQVERLGVGAHIPFTKLRADTLGAGIDAILDPDMRSRAEAFGARLQATGDGVPRVCDIVEKTAAR
- a CDS encoding UbiA family prenyltransferase, which encodes MTVLRRTGGIGAFLVERCLPVYPVYLALWVIAVESMVVVVGQSSGPWRPSWDTALKIVALNAAGAFLRMVDDQKDLDYDRVHNPDRPLVQGRISTRELRIAMIPAAAVAVLLAAMVSGWTVVFVALILGYSLVLWWLESRVPVVRDNPLVNLAAACPAQFLATGFAMTGRPGVGDASWGQLAAVLLVFTTAFLHVELARKTTRVAAADDLRSYSRVIGPTASGGMVLVLGLSAVLMEVLLTSPWSWSGRWWPIAWLPAVAAALPLLSSWIFFVRRTEVHPRGLPTFFVIVFYLAIVGQGLVYH